Genomic window (Asticcacaulis excentricus CB 48):
GTTGCCATAGTCTCGGTTCTGGGCGGAGCCACTCCGGCGGCCACCGTCGGGGCCCTTCTGACGCTCCTGCTGTGTTTGTCTACGGTCGCTTTTGGCGGAGAGCTTAAGCGAACCTTGTCACCGGAGCCCAAAGGGCTGGATGCCGCCGAAACGCGTCTGCTGCAACGGGTGCGCGCTGAAATGGCCAACAGCTATGGCGACCCCAGGCTCAGCTTGTCGCGGCTGGCGCAGCGGCTCGGCGTCGCCGAACACCGTCTTCGCCGGGTTATTCACGCCGGCGAAGGGGAGGAGCACTTCAGCCGATACCTCAACCGCTGGCGCATCGAATCGTTCAAGGCGCGGGCCAAGGAGGAGGGTACGATTCTCGAACTGGCGCTGAGCGTGGGTTACAATTCGCTGTCGGCCTTCAATCGCGCGTTCAAGGCCGCGGAAGGGATAACACCCAGTGCCTTTCGTGCGGCTCTGAAAGCGAAGACCAGCGACGCCAGTCCGAAGACACCCGACACGATGAGCGGCCAGTAGGCATTGCCCAGCAGCGTCCCTGCTGCAACCGACAGCAGCGCACCGGTTAGCCCCGTCATTTTGAAAGCGTGCTCCGCGGGGTTTAGCCAACGACGCCAGTTCTGGGGCAGGAGGGTGCGTCCGACATCCCAACCGCCATAAAAGATCATGCCTCCCATCGCCCCGTTGACGAGGGCGGGGGACCATTGCACAGCCCCACCGTGACGAATGAACCACAACAGGCCAATACCTCCGCCTAGTAGGGAGAGCGCAGGAATCATGTCCGGCCATTTACGGCCCCTGTCCCGCAAGCGCAGGGCGCGTGGCCCGCTCCATAGCTGATAGGCGACCAGCACACTCACGCCCATCAGGTCCAGTTTGCCGCGAAACAGGAACGCCCCGATCAGGGCGGCGGCAACCGACAGGCCCGTCAGCCCCAGCATCAGGCGGCCGTTGAGTCGATGCAGGCGATTACCCTTGCGGCGGCCCAGAATGAATAGTCCGGTCAGCAGCGCGGCGCTGGCGCTCAGGACGTGGGTAAAGATGTTGAGACTGTGCAGATCAGGCATAAAGGGCTCCTTGTGTGAGGGCCTTTGTGCCGGGCATATGTCGCTTCGACTGCGCGATTTCAGAAATCAGTCATACCAAAGGTCATTGAAACGGCCGTTGGTATCCCTATGCGGCGTGATTTCGGGCAACAAAAAACCCCGATGCCGGAGCTTCGGGGTTTTTCGTGTGTTCGGTTGGAACCGAAAAGCTTAGGCAGCGGCCTTCTCAGCCAGCTTCGCCTTGATCTGCTTCTTCAGGCGACGAGCGCGCAGAGACAATTCGGTGTCGTCAGCCTTGACGAGGAAGGCGTCCAGACCGCCCTTGAAGTCCAGCGTGCGCAGAGCGGCGTTGGAGATCTTGAGAC
Coding sequences:
- the rpmB gene encoding 50S ribosomal protein L28, with protein sequence MSRRCELTGVGPMVGHSVSHSNIKTKRRFLPSLRETALQSEALGQSFRLKISNAALRTLDFKGGLDAFLVKADDTELSLRARRLKKQIKAKLAEKAAA
- a CDS encoding helix-turn-helix transcriptional regulator, encoding MLTLIAPATASAQIMLAVLVWRQSAVPGRREMAAALCLGALYFLHAAFPEVLKPLVPIIAAGPLAFNRALGLGLGLTPRPLKVDAALLLLLVGLAGLGFIVSPAQILWDALSLYLFFELPVRLWRRLPGDLLNARRRVSYALLAVGALLGAGVAIVSVLGGATPAATVGALLTLLLCLSTVAFGGELKRTLSPEPKGLDAAETRLLQRVRAEMANSYGDPRLSLSRLAQRLGVAEHRLRRVIHAGEGEEHFSRYLNRWRIESFKARAKEEGTILELALSVGYNSLSAFNRAFKAAEGITPSAFRAALKAKTSDASPKTPDTMSGQ